From a single Sphingobium sp. genomic region:
- a CDS encoding aminotransferase class III-fold pyridoxal phosphate-dependent enzyme has product MTTASDDLIGMLRAEGDFAHVFGYHPFNIELADAHGIWLQDTAGRRYIDASGGPMAVNIGHGDPRMKAAIAAQLDHFAYCHPMLANRPRAELAAAIARHTPPGLSAVYLVSGGSEAVETALKLARQYWVAEGRPGKHKVVSNFESYHGMTLATMGLSGNPGVLRAYDPMVPHWPKVPQFSFAGRPDDVTIDDWVDQSLAQIERCFHYEGADTIAAFIATPHGCGSDYGLVAPRRYWEGVRALCDAFDILFIADEVVTGFGRTGAWFAMEHFGVVPDLMTIAKGMSGCAMPLGGVVVSDRVRAPFDEGRAYFVHGFTHGGHALACAAGLATIRILEEDRLVESVAAKHERLFSYRERLLAHPSIADVRGWGLFMVLELVEDKASRTYFAPERGAEQLFQKIAFENGLAFYSTLYGPRRRPLMSRGLPMWVSPPLIITEAEIDLLIERLDRTLDIWERSLGFATDARSAAS; this is encoded by the coding sequence ATGACGACCGCCTCTGACGACCTCATCGGGATGCTGCGCGCCGAGGGCGATTTTGCCCATGTGTTCGGCTATCACCCCTTCAACATCGAGCTCGCCGACGCCCACGGCATCTGGCTGCAGGACACCGCCGGGCGGCGCTACATCGACGCTTCGGGCGGGCCGATGGCCGTGAATATCGGGCACGGCGACCCGCGCATGAAGGCGGCCATCGCCGCGCAGCTCGATCACTTCGCCTATTGCCACCCGATGCTCGCCAACCGCCCGCGCGCCGAACTTGCCGCGGCGATCGCCCGCCACACGCCGCCGGGCCTGTCGGCGGTCTATCTCGTGTCGGGCGGGTCGGAGGCGGTCGAGACCGCTCTGAAACTCGCCCGTCAATACTGGGTCGCCGAAGGCCGGCCGGGCAAGCACAAGGTGGTCAGCAATTTCGAAAGCTACCACGGCATGACGCTGGCGACGATGGGGTTGAGCGGCAATCCGGGGGTGCTGCGCGCCTATGATCCGATGGTACCGCACTGGCCCAAGGTGCCGCAATTCTCCTTCGCGGGCCGCCCGGACGATGTCACCATCGACGACTGGGTCGACCAGAGCCTCGCGCAGATCGAACGCTGCTTCCATTACGAGGGCGCAGACACCATCGCCGCCTTCATCGCCACACCCCACGGCTGCGGATCGGACTACGGCCTCGTCGCCCCGCGCCGCTACTGGGAGGGGGTGCGCGCGCTGTGCGATGCCTTCGACATCCTCTTCATCGCCGACGAGGTGGTGACCGGCTTCGGCCGTACCGGCGCGTGGTTCGCGATGGAGCATTTCGGAGTCGTTCCCGACCTCATGACCATCGCCAAGGGCATGTCGGGCTGCGCCATGCCGCTCGGCGGCGTGGTGGTCTCAGACCGCGTCCGCGCGCCCTTCGACGAGGGGCGCGCCTATTTCGTCCACGGCTTCACCCATGGCGGCCATGCGCTGGCCTGCGCGGCCGGGCTCGCCACCATCCGAATCCTCGAGGAAGACCGCCTCGTCGAAAGCGTGGCGGCCAAGCACGAGCGGCTGTTCTCCTACCGCGAGCGGCTGCTCGCCCACCCGAGCATCGCCGATGTCCGGGGCTGGGGCCTGTTCATGGTGCTCGAGCTGGTCGAGGACAAGGCGAGCCGCACCTACTTCGCCCCCGAGCGCGGCGCCGAGCAGCTGTTCCAGAAGATCGCCTTCGAGAACGGCCTTGCGTTCTACTCGACGCTCTACGGCCCGCGCCGCCGCCCGCTGATGAGCCGCGGCCTGCCGATGTGGGTCTCCCCGCCGCTGATCATCACCGAGGCGGAGATCGATCTGCTTATCGAGCGGCTGGATCGCACGCTCGACATCTGGGAGCGCAGCCTCGGCTTTGCTACCGATGCGCGGAGTGCAGCGTCGTGA
- a CDS encoding gamma-glutamyltransferase translates to MMVRSRQQVRREEVAVTGGAVAATRALEAEAGAECLKEGGSAVDAAIAAAFMAAVVEPFSTSIGGCGFMLVHDPAGSKCWSIEFPTLAPAAAQPDMFKVIGDSPSGMLATEAVEGNANAFGFRSCGVPASVAGLVEAHRMFGRLPLARLVAPAVKVAREGFASDIYYDSLAAAFKPVLAMFDKSAANLLHRGEPPVSLYGHRIAQPALADALEEIGADGGTSFYRGDVARAIVADVAAGGGILSLDDLATYAPRVGEPLWGSYRGRRVAVPASPCGGWTVLQTLRLLERFDLPALPRASAERFHLVIAALRHAFADRYAWAGDPAFGAVPLGTMLSDAYADEIAALIDAARLDPALQTEAEPWVAFREAPLHDPWVYSGEARPQSQPGTGPGSPQGTVHVTAADASGMLVTCTHTIGDVFGAKCMAGPGVLLNSGMQWFSPRPGGPNAIAPRKRPLANMAPAMVYGADGGVMGTGAFGGRRIISAIVQIISDVVDHGLSPQQACEAGRIDASERTTFVSDRLGDALPGTLAEKGHRVKAVREDHHLLGVEFANVTAIARDPEGVMRCGVDAIRPCEAIGF, encoded by the coding sequence ATGATGGTGCGCAGCCGGCAACAGGTCCGCCGCGAGGAAGTGGCCGTAACGGGCGGAGCGGTCGCCGCGACCCGCGCGCTCGAGGCCGAGGCGGGGGCCGAGTGCCTGAAGGAAGGCGGCTCGGCGGTAGATGCCGCGATTGCCGCGGCGTTCATGGCCGCGGTGGTCGAGCCCTTCAGCACTTCGATCGGCGGCTGCGGCTTCATGCTGGTGCACGATCCGGCCGGAAGCAAATGCTGGTCGATCGAGTTTCCGACGCTGGCCCCCGCCGCCGCGCAGCCCGACATGTTCAAGGTGATCGGGGATTCGCCTTCAGGCATGCTTGCGACCGAGGCGGTCGAGGGCAATGCCAACGCTTTCGGTTTCCGGTCCTGCGGCGTGCCCGCGAGCGTTGCCGGTCTGGTCGAAGCACACCGCATGTTCGGGCGCCTGCCCTTGGCGCGTCTCGTCGCCCCGGCGGTGAAGGTGGCGCGCGAGGGATTTGCGAGCGACATCTATTACGATTCGCTGGCGGCGGCCTTCAAACCCGTGCTCGCGATGTTCGATAAGTCCGCGGCGAACCTGCTCCATCGCGGTGAGCCGCCCGTCTCGCTCTACGGCCACCGCATCGCCCAACCCGCGCTCGCCGATGCTCTGGAAGAGATCGGCGCGGATGGCGGCACATCGTTCTATCGCGGCGATGTCGCCCGGGCGATCGTGGCCGATGTCGCAGCGGGCGGCGGGATCCTGTCGCTCGATGACCTTGCGACCTATGCCCCGCGCGTCGGCGAGCCCTTGTGGGGCAGCTACCGCGGCCGCCGGGTCGCCGTCCCGGCCTCGCCCTGCGGCGGCTGGACCGTGCTCCAGACATTGCGGCTGCTCGAAAGGTTCGATCTGCCCGCCCTGCCACGCGCCTCCGCAGAACGGTTCCACCTCGTGATCGCGGCGCTGCGCCACGCCTTTGCCGATCGCTATGCCTGGGCGGGTGATCCGGCGTTCGGCGCGGTGCCGCTGGGTACCATGCTCTCGGACGCCTATGCCGACGAAATCGCCGCGCTGATCGATGCGGCGCGGCTTGACCCGGCGCTCCAGACCGAGGCCGAGCCCTGGGTCGCGTTCCGCGAGGCGCCGCTCCATGACCCGTGGGTCTACAGCGGTGAGGCGCGGCCGCAATCCCAGCCGGGCACCGGCCCGGGATCGCCGCAAGGCACCGTGCACGTCACGGCGGCTGATGCCTCGGGCATGCTGGTCACCTGCACGCACACCATCGGCGACGTCTTCGGCGCCAAGTGCATGGCCGGGCCGGGCGTGCTGCTCAACAGCGGGATGCAATGGTTCTCGCCTCGCCCCGGCGGGCCTAATGCCATCGCCCCGCGCAAGCGTCCGCTCGCCAACATGGCCCCGGCGATGGTCTATGGCGCGGACGGCGGCGTGATGGGCACCGGCGCGTTCGGCGGGCGCAGGATCATCAGCGCCATCGTCCAGATCATCAGCGACGTGGTCGATCACGGGCTTTCGCCCCAGCAGGCGTGCGAGGCAGGGCGGATCGACGCGAGCGAGCGCACGACCTTCGTGTCCGACCGGCTCGGAGACGCCTTGCCCGGAACGCTGGCCGAGAAGGGACATCGCGTGAAGGCGGTGCGCGAGGACCATCACCTGCTGGGGGTCGAATTCGCCAATGTCACCGCCATCGCGCGTGATCCAGAAGGGGTAATGCGCTGCGGGGTCGACGCGATCCGACCCTGCGAGGCCATAGGCTTCTGA
- a CDS encoding TonB-dependent receptor encodes MIKTRKRSCAGIRQALMLGAALWSLPAWATPGAEGSADPAEQPAAQDAAAGSAEPTPPAPNEILVTAQRRLQSIQDVPLAVTALDQQSLDTLQLRNASDLQAYVPNLSFTATNYGGVNYTIRGIGASVLGDGADTGVAFHYNGAFLQSGGSTNIFYDLEAVEVLRGPQGTLFGRNATGGAVNLRTRRPGFAFKAFADVGVGSLGSYRGQAVINVPLSEKLAFRLAGYGEAYDGDIRNIANGNRINGTDAVSGRAALRWQPGTDTTVDLTATYLHARGDGLQAQRRLCNRDPIGNLGCLPDRLEPGIPNFAATLTGLAAAGVGLVPFGDDPFTGSQIATRPRQVSLDFDPSIGTDIWIASVELEQKFGDFTLNLLGTFQDEDGFYTTDTDFAVAAGQFAPLFPGGVATSLPDPGNLGSLGGQVLGRFNRPYTFERADGKSRQWLAEARLSSQFEGAFNFLVGGFFVDFDRSENLYLISSPLDALGQVLGAAPPFFRLETPVADLQSYAVFGEAYVSLSDSLRFTGGLRWSRDRKDQSNRSLLFSLPQPFDINTLTQSAMTGRAVIEWNPDFDFTEDALVYASYSRGFKGGGFNPQGVVAVPPTFDPEKVNAFELGSKSSFGGGTTLNLAGFYYDYRGLQVSNIVNRTSVNANIDADMWGGEIELQLRPARQLTFDLSFAYLGSRIGEASVIDPRDPTGGVPGTIAVKDINTAANCVATFAQLVTLLGGVPFGDCAALGLPAGNAVALKGNRLPNAPEWTVRVGAQFDEKLSSKLALRIRADVTQRSDIWGRIFNRDPIDRLEGWGVVNGTVQLSDIDERWYLRVEGSNLFDSAGATGMFVADASSGLPTNLFLLPARRVIAVAGVRF; translated from the coding sequence ATGATCAAGACCCGTAAGCGCAGCTGCGCAGGCATCCGGCAGGCACTCATGCTCGGCGCGGCGTTGTGGAGCCTTCCGGCCTGGGCCACGCCCGGTGCGGAAGGTTCGGCGGATCCGGCCGAGCAGCCCGCCGCGCAGGACGCCGCCGCCGGGAGCGCGGAGCCCACGCCGCCCGCCCCCAACGAAATTCTCGTGACCGCGCAGCGCCGCTTGCAATCGATCCAGGACGTGCCGCTTGCAGTGACCGCGCTCGATCAGCAGTCGCTCGACACGCTGCAGCTGCGCAACGCTTCCGATCTTCAGGCCTATGTGCCCAACCTCTCCTTCACAGCAACCAATTACGGTGGCGTGAACTACACCATTCGCGGGATCGGAGCGAGCGTGCTTGGGGACGGAGCGGATACTGGCGTTGCCTTCCACTACAATGGTGCCTTTCTCCAAAGCGGCGGCAGCACGAACATCTTCTACGATTTAGAAGCGGTCGAGGTGCTCCGCGGGCCGCAGGGTACGCTGTTCGGCCGCAATGCAACGGGCGGCGCGGTCAATCTACGCACCCGTCGCCCAGGTTTCGCCTTTAAGGCCTTCGCCGATGTCGGCGTCGGCTCGCTCGGCAGCTATCGCGGACAGGCGGTGATTAATGTGCCGCTTTCGGAGAAACTTGCGTTCCGTCTTGCGGGCTATGGCGAGGCCTATGACGGGGACATCCGCAACATCGCCAACGGGAACCGGATCAATGGCACAGACGCGGTCTCTGGCCGTGCTGCGCTGCGTTGGCAGCCGGGTACCGATACGACCGTTGACCTGACCGCAACATACCTCCATGCGCGCGGCGACGGATTGCAGGCGCAACGCCGGCTTTGCAACCGCGATCCGATCGGCAATCTTGGTTGTCTACCGGACCGCTTGGAGCCGGGTATTCCCAATTTCGCTGCGACCCTGACCGGGCTTGCCGCTGCCGGGGTGGGACTGGTGCCGTTCGGCGATGATCCTTTCACTGGGTCGCAGATCGCCACGCGGCCGCGTCAGGTCTCGCTTGATTTTGATCCCAGTATCGGGACCGACATTTGGATTGCCTCAGTTGAACTGGAGCAGAAATTCGGTGACTTCACACTGAACCTGCTTGGAACTTTCCAGGATGAAGACGGCTTCTATACCACCGATACCGACTTCGCAGTCGCGGCTGGGCAATTTGCCCCGCTGTTTCCAGGCGGCGTTGCCACCAGCCTTCCTGATCCCGGCAATCTTGGCTCGCTCGGCGGGCAGGTGCTCGGCCGGTTCAACCGTCCCTACACCTTCGAGCGCGCTGACGGCAAAAGCCGCCAGTGGCTCGCCGAGGCGCGGCTGTCTTCCCAGTTCGAGGGGGCCTTCAATTTCTTGGTTGGGGGCTTCTTCGTCGATTTCGACCGCAGCGAGAACCTATACCTGATCAGCTCGCCGCTGGATGCGCTAGGGCAAGTGCTCGGTGCCGCCCCGCCGTTCTTCCGGCTCGAAACTCCGGTCGCCGACCTCCAGTCCTATGCCGTGTTCGGTGAAGCTTACGTGTCGCTCAGCGACAGTCTGCGCTTCACCGGCGGTCTGCGCTGGAGTCGGGACCGCAAGGACCAGTCTAACCGTAGTCTGCTCTTCAGCCTGCCCCAGCCGTTCGACATCAACACTCTCACCCAGAGCGCCATGACAGGGCGCGCGGTGATCGAATGGAACCCCGATTTCGATTTCACCGAGGACGCGCTGGTCTATGCGAGCTATTCGCGCGGGTTCAAAGGGGGTGGGTTCAACCCGCAAGGCGTGGTGGCGGTGCCGCCGACCTTCGACCCCGAAAAGGTCAACGCCTTCGAACTCGGCTCCAAATCAAGTTTCGGCGGCGGGACGACGCTTAACCTCGCCGGCTTCTATTATGACTACAGAGGCCTGCAGGTCTCGAACATCGTCAACCGCACCTCGGTCAACGCGAACATCGATGCCGACATGTGGGGCGGCGAGATCGAGTTGCAGCTGCGCCCGGCGCGCCAGCTGACTTTCGATCTCAGCTTCGCCTATCTCGGCTCACGTATCGGAGAGGCTTCCGTCATCGATCCGCGCGATCCGACTGGGGGCGTGCCCGGCACCATTGCTGTCAAGGACATCAACACAGCGGCCAATTGCGTTGCGACCTTCGCTCAGCTCGTTACTCTCCTCGGCGGGGTGCCGTTCGGCGATTGCGCCGCACTGGGCCTGCCGGCGGGCAATGCCGTCGCGCTCAAGGGCAACCGCCTGCCCAACGCGCCCGAGTGGACGGTGCGCGTGGGCGCGCAGTTCGACGAGAAGCTCTCGTCCAAGCTCGCCTTGCGGATCCGCGCCGACGTGACCCAGCGCTCCGACATCTGGGGGCGCATCTTCAACCGTGATCCGATCGACCGGCTCGAGGGTTGGGGCGTGGTCAACGGCACGGTGCAGCTCTCCGACATCGACGAGCGCTGGTATCTGCGCGTGGAAGGATCGAACCTGTTCGACAGCGCGGGGGCGACCGGGATGTTCGTCGCGGATGCCTCATCGGGCCTGCCGACGAACCTGTTCCTGCTCCCGGCGCGCCGGGTCATCGCGGTGGCAGGGGTGCGGTTTTGA
- a CDS encoding MFS transporter has product MAGTGRLGKARLTAYGAFTIPLGVAGLPVAIYVAPVYTDHVGLGLTVVGLAIMATRLLDIVIDPLIGRLSDSTRSRWGRRVPWILAGVPVMMLGTWQTFMPGPDASALGLFVWLSVFYLGWAMIVVPYAAWGAELSPDYHERSRISGSRELFSVIGLLFAVTFPLFVRPDSLAEITDRAALETAAIVSDVEALGWATIILLPLLTIILIRFVPVISAPAEDVPFTRQLFRETLRNRPFMLLLAGTFLAGLSTGMNQTTVIHYYRYRAALGDQADVMIFYFFLAAVAGSFFWVWVGRHFAKHRVVAISSVIALVASLAILLVPAGDVTGFTLIQLATGFAYAGPLILGASMAADVIDLEWLRSGFQRGAMFIAFWGIGKKLSEAVGVGIGLPLMEAMGFSPATAHTDAGQWALIVVNVLLPAVFALAAIPFILAYPITEARQRVIRAALDRRIGRQARAAAHAAEESEVLLETVR; this is encoded by the coding sequence GTGGCAGGCACCGGCAGGCTCGGCAAAGCACGGCTGACGGCCTATGGTGCCTTCACCATCCCGCTCGGCGTCGCCGGCCTGCCGGTCGCGATCTATGTCGCGCCGGTATATACCGACCATGTCGGGCTCGGGCTCACCGTGGTCGGCCTCGCGATCATGGCCACCCGGCTACTCGACATCGTGATCGATCCGCTGATCGGGCGGCTGAGCGATTCGACCCGCAGCCGGTGGGGCCGCAGGGTGCCGTGGATCCTCGCCGGGGTGCCGGTGATGATGCTGGGCACCTGGCAGACCTTCATGCCCGGCCCCGATGCGAGCGCGCTCGGCCTGTTCGTGTGGCTCTCGGTCTTCTACCTCGGCTGGGCGATGATCGTGGTGCCCTATGCCGCCTGGGGGGCGGAGCTTTCGCCCGACTACCACGAACGCTCGCGCATTTCCGGATCGCGCGAGCTGTTCTCGGTCATCGGCCTGCTGTTCGCGGTGACCTTCCCGCTGTTCGTGCGCCCGGACAGCCTTGCCGAAATCACCGATCGCGCCGCGCTCGAGACGGCGGCGATCGTCTCGGACGTGGAAGCGCTCGGCTGGGCGACGATCATCCTGCTTCCGCTGCTCACGATCATCCTAATCCGCTTCGTCCCCGTCATCAGCGCGCCGGCCGAGGACGTGCCCTTCACCCGGCAATTGTTCCGCGAGACGCTGCGCAACCGGCCCTTCATGCTGCTGCTCGCAGGCACGTTCCTCGCCGGGCTTTCGACCGGCATGAACCAGACCACGGTGATCCACTACTACCGCTATCGCGCGGCATTGGGGGATCAGGCCGACGTGATGATCTTCTACTTCTTCCTCGCCGCCGTTGCGGGATCGTTCTTCTGGGTGTGGGTCGGGCGGCACTTCGCCAAGCACCGGGTCGTCGCGATATCCTCGGTGATCGCCCTCGTCGCCTCGCTCGCGATCCTGCTGGTGCCGGCGGGCGACGTCACCGGCTTCACTTTGATCCAGCTCGCCACCGGGTTCGCCTATGCCGGGCCGCTGATCCTCGGGGCGTCGATGGCGGCCGACGTGATCGATCTCGAATGGCTGCGCAGCGGGTTCCAGCGCGGGGCCATGTTCATCGCCTTCTGGGGGATCGGCAAGAAGCTGTCCGAAGCGGTGGGGGTGGGGATCGGCCTGCCGCTGATGGAGGCGATGGGCTTCAGTCCGGCCACTGCCCACACCGACGCGGGCCAATGGGCGCTGATTGTCGTCAACGTGCTGCTGCCGGCGGTCTTCGCGCTCGCCGCGATCCCCTTCATCCTTGCCTATCCGATCACCGAGGCGCGCCAGCGCGTGATCCGCGCCGCGCTCGACCGGCGCATCGGCAGGCAGGCCCGCGCCGCCGCCCATGCCGCCGAGGAGAGCGAAGTTCTTCTCGAAACCGTCCGCTAG
- a CDS encoding FAD-dependent oxidoreductase translates to MTGRRKVVPLASDCIVVGAGASGLAAARRLRAAGLSVMVLEARERVGGRLKRGTLAGQPVDLGGMWLGPSQKRLLALTEAYGLRTYETNLAGRNIVDFQGRAASGEGENVDAAFGLVAGLDYKATFGKLLALARGLTLEEVQQGPALAWLDGWSVAAWVSRHARTRRARATFAFLTRSMLCAEPEDVSMRFFLFYMLAGDGAEVIFSAAPGGAQQFAYERGLVEVPERMAIELGDAVRLNTPVRTITQDAAGVRVEAAGATFAAKRVIVALPPTLAGQIAYDPLLPHQRDALHQRMAMGSVIKVWIAYARPFWREAGRNGFGLIADKPFSPWFDVSRPGRPEGLIVGFFDAAHARTWSPRGAEARRAETLRQLASAYGPEALSPLDYVDHDWSEERWSRGCYGGFGGPGLLNACASALRTPCGRIHWAGTETALEWCGYVEGALGAGERAADEVIAATH, encoded by the coding sequence ATGACCGGGCGGCGCAAGGTGGTGCCGCTCGCCAGCGACTGCATCGTGGTGGGCGCCGGCGCCTCGGGCCTCGCGGCGGCACGCCGGCTGCGGGCTGCGGGGCTCAGCGTGATGGTGCTCGAGGCGCGCGAGCGGGTCGGCGGGCGCCTGAAGCGCGGCACCCTCGCTGGACAGCCGGTCGACCTCGGCGGGATGTGGCTGGGGCCGAGCCAGAAGCGGCTGCTGGCACTGACCGAGGCCTACGGGCTCAGGACCTACGAGACCAACCTTGCCGGCCGTAACATCGTCGATTTCCAGGGCCGCGCGGCATCGGGCGAGGGCGAGAATGTCGATGCGGCCTTCGGCCTCGTCGCCGGGCTCGATTACAAGGCGACCTTCGGCAAGTTGCTCGCACTGGCGCGGGGGCTGACGCTCGAAGAGGTGCAGCAGGGCCCGGCGCTGGCATGGCTCGATGGCTGGTCGGTCGCCGCCTGGGTCAGCCGCCACGCCCGCACCCGCCGGGCCAGAGCCACCTTCGCCTTCCTCACCCGCTCGATGCTATGCGCCGAGCCCGAGGATGTCTCGATGCGGTTCTTCCTGTTCTACATGCTGGCGGGCGACGGGGCCGAGGTGATCTTCTCGGCCGCACCCGGCGGCGCGCAGCAGTTCGCCTATGAACGCGGGCTGGTCGAAGTGCCGGAGCGGATGGCAATTGAGCTTGGCGATGCGGTGCGGCTCAACACCCCCGTCCGGACGATCACGCAGGACGCCGCCGGGGTCAGGGTCGAGGCCGCGGGCGCGACCTTTGCGGCAAAGCGCGTGATCGTCGCGCTGCCCCCGACACTGGCGGGCCAGATTGCCTACGACCCGCTGCTGCCGCACCAGCGCGATGCGCTGCATCAGCGCATGGCGATGGGCAGCGTCATCAAGGTGTGGATCGCCTACGCCCGCCCGTTCTGGCGCGAGGCGGGACGCAACGGCTTCGGCCTTATCGCCGACAAGCCGTTCTCGCCCTGGTTCGACGTGTCGCGCCCCGGCCGTCCGGAAGGCCTGATCGTCGGCTTCTTCGATGCTGCCCACGCCCGCACGTGGTCGCCGCGCGGCGCCGAGGCGCGGCGCGCCGAGACGCTGCGCCAACTCGCCAGCGCCTATGGGCCAGAGGCCCTGTCGCCGCTCGATTACGTCGATCACGACTGGTCCGAGGAACGCTGGTCGCGCGGCTGCTACGGCGGGTTCGGCGGCCCGGGCCTCCTCAACGCCTGCGCCTCGGCGCTGCGCACGCCTTGCGGGCGGATCCACTGGGCCGGGACCGAAACTGCGCTCGAATGGTGCGGCTATGTCGAGGGCGCGCTCGGCGCGGGCGAGCGGGCGGCCGACGAAGTGATCGCGGCGACACACTAG
- a CDS encoding DUF6605 domain-containing protein has product MSRLVAAYPSQLVVQPGNDISFHAHADTPLDCAIDCVRIVQGDPALPLDLPVAAPIGEGRIAVHPQPIAAGSSAHVTPQQPAMLESFSLGLALMPTRLPPGSAGVLALQDDTGTAAVSLRIDAQGCLSIAVRAPGDTAPLRLPLALPLRRWALVSLSVDAAAGMITAGVRIIGEGQGDPCGLAEVSQAMTPVPFALSGMLIASDGEGPSFDGKIDALRVRAGASPREAIEALIHDPAPESETLVCALDFALGTGTPVVASQTGPIWTGLTRNLPSRGVKGLRWDGTVHDWQRAPEHYGAAHFRSDDIYDMGWESSTDWAVPADLRSGAYAARITDPDGGRAYATFFVEPNGPCNEVVFLASTATYLAYANETVFLRLPEMLYGITPPPPDDYMPLINHPEFGGSLYEHHADGSGVRTSSWLRPLVNLRPESRMWSFNADTAITAWLERVAPCYDTVTDHGLHARGVAALEGARVVVTGTHPEYVSDEMLDALEAFLARGGRLIYMGGNGFYWRTALSPHFPAAVEIRRAEDGTRAWIEEPGEYHQEFDGRLGGLWRRCGRPPNRLVGVGFAAQGFITGAPYHRAPGADDPRAQFILEGVEGSVIGAHGERGGGAASEEIDRWDPLLGSPPHALVIASSKGHGPDMLKVKEEFHATMPVLQDADTRADLTFFETRAGGAVFATGSIGWAGALATGGYDNDVARITGNVLARFRSPEPFAWPEAGR; this is encoded by the coding sequence GTGAGCCGGCTGGTCGCGGCCTACCCCTCGCAGCTGGTGGTGCAGCCGGGGAACGACATAAGCTTTCACGCCCACGCCGACACACCGCTCGACTGCGCCATCGACTGCGTGCGCATCGTGCAGGGCGATCCAGCGCTGCCGCTCGACCTGCCGGTGGCGGCGCCCATCGGCGAGGGCCGGATCGCGGTCCACCCGCAGCCCATCGCGGCCGGGTCCTCGGCCCATGTCACGCCGCAGCAGCCCGCGATGCTGGAGAGTTTCAGTCTCGGGCTGGCGCTGATGCCGACCCGGCTGCCGCCCGGGAGCGCCGGGGTGCTGGCGCTGCAGGATGACACGGGGACGGCGGCGGTGTCGCTGCGGATCGATGCACAGGGGTGCCTGTCCATCGCCGTGCGGGCACCAGGTGATACCGCGCCGCTGCGCCTGCCGCTGGCGCTCCCGCTGCGCCGCTGGGCGCTGGTGAGCCTTTCGGTCGATGCCGCTGCCGGCATGATCACCGCCGGCGTGCGCATCATCGGCGAGGGGCAAGGCGACCCTTGCGGCCTTGCCGAGGTGTCGCAGGCGATGACGCCCGTCCCCTTCGCGCTTTCGGGCATGCTGATCGCCAGCGACGGCGAGGGGCCGAGCTTCGACGGCAAGATCGATGCCCTGCGGGTGCGCGCCGGGGCCTCCCCCCGCGAGGCGATCGAGGCGTTGATCCATGACCCGGCGCCCGAAAGTGAGACGCTGGTCTGCGCGCTCGACTTCGCGCTCGGCACCGGGACCCCGGTGGTGGCGAGCCAGACCGGGCCGATCTGGACCGGGCTCACCCGCAACCTGCCCTCGCGCGGGGTCAAGGGCCTGCGCTGGGACGGCACCGTCCATGACTGGCAGCGCGCGCCCGAGCATTACGGCGCGGCCCATTTCAGGAGCGACGACATATACGACATGGGCTGGGAGAGCAGTACCGACTGGGCCGTCCCGGCCGACCTGCGCTCGGGCGCCTATGCCGCCAGGATCACCGATCCCGATGGCGGCCGCGCCTATGCCACCTTCTTCGTCGAGCCGAACGGGCCATGCAACGAGGTGGTATTCCTTGCCTCCACGGCGACCTATCTCGCCTATGCTAATGAGACGGTGTTCCTGCGCCTGCCGGAAATGCTCTACGGGATCACGCCGCCGCCGCCCGACGATTACATGCCTTTGATCAATCACCCCGAGTTCGGCGGATCGCTGTATGAGCACCACGCCGACGGCTCGGGCGTGCGCACCTCTTCGTGGCTGCGCCCGCTCGTCAACCTGCGGCCCGAGAGCCGGATGTGGTCGTTCAACGCCGACACCGCGATCACCGCCTGGCTCGAGCGCGTCGCCCCCTGCTATGACACGGTCACCGATCACGGCCTCCACGCCCGCGGCGTCGCGGCGCTGGAAGGCGCGCGGGTGGTGGTGACCGGCACCCATCCCGAATATGTCAGCGACGAGATGCTCGACGCTCTCGAGGCCTTCCTCGCCCGCGGCGGGCGGCTGATCTACATGGGCGGCAACGGCTTCTACTGGCGCACCGCGCTCAGCCCGCATTTCCCCGCCGCGGTCGAGATCCGCCGCGCCGAGGACGGCACCCGCGCCTGGATCGAGGAGCCGGGCGAATATCATCAGGAGTTCGACGGCAGGCTCGGCGGGCTGTGGCGGCGCTGCGGGCGGCCGCCCAACCGGCTGGTCGGAGTGGGCTTTGCCGCGCAGGGCTTCATCACCGGTGCCCCCTATCACCGCGCCCCCGGGGCGGACGATCCACGCGCGCAGTTCATCCTCGAAGGCGTCGAGGGCAGCGTGATCGGTGCCCACGGCGAGCGCGGCGGCGGGGCGGCTTCCGAGGAGATCGACCGCTGGGACCCCCTTCTGGGCTCGCCCCCGCATGCGCTGGTGATCGCCTCATCGAAGGGGCACGGCCCCGACATGCTCAAGGTCAAAGAGGAGTTCCACGCCACAATGCCCGTGTTGCAGGACGCCGACACCCGCGCCGATCTGACCTTCTTCGAGACCCGCGCAGGCGGCGCGGTGTTTGCCACCGGCTCGATCGGCTGGGCCGGGGCGCTCGCGACCGGCGGCTATGACAACGACGTTGCGCGCATCACCGGCAATGTCCTTGCCCGGTTCCGCTCGCCCGAACCCTTCGCCTGGCCGGAGGCGGGCCGATGA